A region of the Scatophagus argus isolate fScaArg1 chromosome 19, fScaArg1.pri, whole genome shotgun sequence genome:
AACCAGTACCAGGAAAACATTATTAATTActctgctggaggaggtggtggaggtgagggaggaggaggaaaggtgAATAATGGCAACGTAGTGAGCGGAGGTAGTTACAATACCAATGGGAAGATGAAATCTCAGCAGCTTTTGGACGCCACCTCACTGCATCTGGCAGTGGAGGCTTTCTACAGGCCCAATTTCATTCTGTACAAGGAGGACAGCGGCAGCATCAAGGCTAAGGAATACAAAAGTGAGTGCTGTGAGACCAccttcacagagaaaaaggCAAAGGAGGTGTCCAACACAGCAGGGGCGGACACGCCCGGCACAGAGGATCCCCAGGCGAAGATGCTAGAAGATGGCGAGCACATCAAGATCCAGACAGTTTCCTATGaggttgaggaggaggagtatgTGGAGTATGAGGTAAGTGAGAAAATGCAtgagaagaataaagaaagaatcAGTAAAGCTTGCATTTAATGAGAATTCAATTTTTAGGCTGATAATATCAGCTGTGAATAGCCTGTTTTTGCAATATTCTGTGTCAAATTTAACTCTTTCATTGTGAAAGTACTTAACACTTAATCTGTGTTGCTAGAACATTACAAATAGACAGATATATTTAGTAAGATATTTAAAGGCAGGAGAGCTGCATGTCTTTGAGTATCAATGAGAAACTTGTgtcattttagtgttttaaatCAAAGGCCTGTATCAGACTTGCATACCTGTGGTTTTTTGTGTTGAATGAGAAAAGTATAAGCATGCCTGTGTCCCTGGGgtatttgtacatttgtatCATCACATGCTGGGCTCAGTGCGTGGATCAGACTGACATTTTACTAACCACAAATCCCATTTGATCCACTGACCTTGGCCTCAATTCCCAACTCTAAAATTCAGCGTTAGATAATAATAAATCACCCATGCCTGCCTCACCCAGGGATATTAGGTGCTACAGTGCTACGGCATTAGCCACAGTATTTTCACTCTCAACTGGCATGGCCAATAACACAAAGCACTCTAAAGGATTTAAGGGATTGGGCGGCGGAATAGGGTGTTGAGTTCGACCAGTTGTTCTGCAAGAGTTAATGGACTGACTGCCACACGCCCCCAAGTTCACTAGAATTAACCTGGATTGCTGTAACAAACATGTAGCTGCTGAAACGCAACGTGACATGGGTACACATAGCTTGGGGCTTCACTCTGCTGACAGACAGTACATTTTACGTCACAAATAATGAAATAGGCAAAAAGACATGGTTCTTTAATAGCTTCAAttagagaaagagatgagaaaaacaataatgtgCAGAtgccattttcttctcttcactgaGATAAAGGCACACAGATGAATTAGACAGAATATTTTGCATCAGCTGGAGTCTGGCACCAACTGGAGGCTCCTTTTTGCCAACCAAAGGTTAAGTGAACACATTACCATACAGTTCATATTTTTCCTGCTCACAAATGAATAATCTCATGAAAAAAGCATCAGGCACCACAGCCAGTTTTGAGATGTAAGGATGGAAATACACAGTGGGGCTTATTATGTAGCCTCCCAGCAACAGACCATTGACACCACAAAGTTCAAGGTGTTTCCCACAGTCAGACACAATGCAGATCTCAGACAAGAAAGTCCTTGGGCTGATATGCACCAGACTACGGTAGCTGGCATTCTGACTGTTAGCAGCAGCATTTAACAAGGCACCGCTGTAAAAGATGTATTTATTGTATGAGCTGAGTCTGAATTTCATGAGAGCAAATGTAGTTAGTCTCCCAAccatttcttttgttcattatttataaGTTTCCCTTGTAAGTGGTTCTATTTATCAAGTTGAGGGCAAAATATCGTTTGTGGGTTTGTTTGGAAATAATGCTAATTAGCTTAAAGGTACTTTGTGGAGTTTTAttggaaacaaagaaatgttatGTTGATGAAGGTACTTTATATATCATTGAATTCTAACAGTTCCCGTGAATGACTTTGCCTCTACATTAAACAATGAGAAAACTGactttctgaatattttaattCTTGCAACATTCACTCACGTTTGCAAGCTTGCAGTCTTACTCTTCATTACCTATGTGGGTGCATGGCTACACTTCTTTGCACATTACTGCCACTGGCTGTTGATGAGTGGAACAGCATGAAATTAGTGCCAGGAATGTCTATTTTGTGGCCCACTTACTCACTCACACATGATACAGAAAAACCAGGGTAGCCCCACAGTGCTACTAGTGGTCAGaaactccacagggtacctttaaaGGCCCACTCCAAAATTACAGTTTGaccacagctgtggaaaaaaaaaaacgtcatCCCTGTGTgcaaaaatacttttgtttgctCCATTCTGAATTTCAGTTTCTAGAGCTTTTGATATGAGGACATTAGATGACATCAAATGCAAGATTTGTATTAATTTTGGGGATGTTTTTTAGTTTCATCATGTCTCTAGATGCTTAAATTAAACAGGACTATAAGTTGTGTGTTGTTAACTCTTTTCATAAACAGTATGATGCGATCAGTTCAAAAGATGAAGACTTGCCGTttaaaaatatctatttttCAAAGATGTTTACCCTGTGTCTATAGATACTCATGGGTGTTGTATTTTTAGCcgtcaaagagaaaaaaaagatttctcagaaacaaaattgaaataataattCTGGCGGTCATAACATAAATCTTCAGGACAGTCACATCATCAGGGAATGTGTTATATTTCTATGTTAAATAACTCTGAGGATAtcattgaaagaaaaaaactgaaatgggaATACAAAATGAGGACAAGCTCTCAAGAACCTTCCCACTTCACAACTCTACTGGTTATGAATTAACCATTATAACATAGgcagtttaaaacattttcaaattgttATTGTTGCCCAATTGCTggtcatgtttttaatttaattttattaacaatttaatgtaatttaatggaCATTAGTTGTAAATGCcaagtttatttgtatatgtgcacatttatgagtttgttttttcagctgttAACACATTGCATACAGTCACCATATTAGTTcacatgcagtgttttataAAGTGCAGCATACTGCATTTGTCTCCAGAAAACCTTGACTTACAGGAATTGAATGGCTGCTTGTTTTTCATGCTTCACATTCTCAActgtctttacatttttaaaaatctctttCTGTTATGCTCTATATGCAGCTCCCTCTTTGTAAGCTATATTGATCCAATAAAGAAATCAGTAAGGTGTAGTGGCTTTGGCTGATTCAGCACAGAAATGTATTCTGCAAGAAAAGAGTTTTTCACCAATCATGTCGCTTAGCTGAATTTTGTACAGTGTCTAATCCATAATCATTACAATCCTGAGATGTGCAATGATACActaaataagacaaaaatagTAACATGTCAGGCAGCTGATTAATTGTTGCAGCTTTTCTTACTATAAACTAAAACACATCTCTCACAGGTCACTtcatcagcaaacacatcatTATAGTGCAGTATGTAATCTGCCACACTAGAGTGATTATGGTGACCGGTTATTATTGTCAACTTCACTAAGACTTGACTTGAGCAATGGTTTTAACAGCACAGAATGCCACTGCTAAGCAGGTGTTGCATACAGTACAGGAAATAGTGTAAAATAATAAGCTTTCAGTCCTCACCAATTTATAAATGGCCATTAACTCCGGGGAGTATAGGatgtgcttgttttattttctcattaactTGGAGATGTTTAAACccttgtgttttcagtgctcATCGCAAAAACTTGAAAAGAGGAAACCGCGGCAGTGGAATAAAGagttctgtcttttatttttaaatgcatttattaaatACAGCACTAATTCTCCAATTATCAAAGTGCGTAAGTAGATTACAGAAAGCCTCCGAGGAGGATCAGTAAAGGAGAAGAGATGTTTCATCAAGAGTATTTAAATCacgtttttttcttgttttaatctCCCAAACTGTCAATCTTGAAATGCATTGAAGTGGGAGGTGTTTTTGGTAAGCTATTGCTTGAGAATTTTGCCATCCTTGATTTGAATGATTTGATTTAACCTCTCATTCTCACGTTAGAGTTCAGTAACAGCTGCAGATGACAAACCTTTTATTCAAGCATCAAAAACATCCAATTATCAATTGTGGGTAGACTTCACTGAAAGTGTTCTtcaaaatgtgtctttttacaTCTCCACGTAACAATTCCCTTTATTAGTTTTTTCTGTATTACTTTTAAATCTTCTGAGATTTGTCTGTATcataaaaagtaacatttttagtctttctcctccctttttATTAACTTGCCTTATTGTTTTTGAGCAGAATATTGgaaaacagcactgcagtttGTAAGCAGAAGACATAATAAATAGAGGGTCCGTGATAATCAGTGCTGACCCCGCTGCAGTGCCCCTAAGCAAGGCACTGAATCTCTTACATCTACAAGGTTGCAGCTGTGCATTCTGTCTTCCATGTAGAAggataaagcaaaaaaaactttggctaacacagaggaaaagtcagtCTATGTTTGAAGCCTCTTAACAAGTACACAGTAAGCACTGGAGGTCTGCCAACCGGACCCCAACCCCCATCTCTGCCTCCTAGTCTGACAGGTGAGATCATGTCCACACTCTACAAGCTACAAACATCTCTGTTTTGGATTTCTGTCCACATTCCAAAAAACATGGGGGCAGGGATGTCATACTGTATGACCATTCACATTCTTAATGTAATCCCTTTGTGAATGCCAATACAACAGATTGCACAAGAGAAGCAAatctgtatttatgtatttgctgtctggaagaaggaagaaaactatattcagtcatttttttctgttttgtttgtgagtgttgACAGAAAACTTTGAGTAAATGACAAGTAGATGCTGGTGTTGCAGTGATCTGAGAGATGTCTGCCTTAGACATTGTTAGATAAAGCAACACAACCCTGGCTGAGTGGCGACAGCATACTGTTGCTTCTTACTAAATCGTCATCAGCTTGGAGGATTGTTGGTGTGGACCTGTGGACCTGTGACCAGAGTTGTGTCAGGTTCTTCTATATTCTATAATTGGACACACCTGGCAGAGGTACTGCATCTAATAACAAAGTAGTACAGAGTAACAGAGTAGTAGTTccaggaagaggaaggtggTTGAACAAGACAGACTAAAGGTCTAAGCTCTAATTGAAACAACTCACCCCTGTGAATAGTGCTGTTAGCTCCAGACTGAGGAGTTAAATGGGTTTAACCAGATCCAATTACTGCACTACTGTCTGGGTTTGCAGACAATGTCACTGTTTGTAAAGTTAAATTTTTTAAGACTTTGGTTCTAGTTGATTTTTGGATATTTGTGTTTAATAGCGATGctataaacatttaaataatacaAGTCTCAGAGTTCCAGTTGAAATGACATGTTTATCAGTCACTTGGGGCAGGGGACTGGCTCATACAGCTTGTGTTATTTATACTATAAATTGCTGTAGCCTCGCTGCACTGGTGTGGTTTGGAGCCGACTGTGAAGCAGTCAGAACGAAACCTTCAAGTCTGAGACCGTGGTTCTCTGCCAGAAAATGGAGAATTGCTCCCTCTAAGTTGGGATGCTACCCTTGACCAGCTGCTACCTCTAGTCAAGAAGTTCAAACATCTTGTGAAGGCAAATTGGAGCTTGAGATGGACAGGTGGTTTGCGTATGGTCACAACCTTTGTGTAGTATCCAAAGAATTAGACTGCACATACAAGTGCCCGAAATGACTTTCCTGCTTAGTGTAGCTGGGCTCATCCTTAGGCTGAATGGCTCAGGCATCAGGAGGAGCTCAGATAAGAGCTGCTGTCTTTTCGTGTTGAACTCGTCAGAGCCATTCCTGAGCTTTAAACAGTGTGTCCTCCTGCCTGACCCACCAGTCATGTAGACCATTTACAACTGCCAACCAGTCACACCTGACACCCCTGTGCTCCCGCCACAATCTTTGCTCCTTTAAAACAGTTTGCCCCACCTGCTGATCTAAGAACGAGTAGTTCTATAGCCAAACAATATTTATTGAATGGGATATCTTCTGTAgcaaacattaacataaacattaattagaaaatgctgaaaacataaaatgtcgAAAATAATACAATACTATATTGAGCTTTGACTGTACTGCTGGTAATTAGTCCAGTCCTCACAAAATTGATTGGCTTTGGCTACACAATGTCGCAAAATAGTAACATGAACACAATGCTTGTGCGATTAGCTTTGCCCAATATGCCCAGGTAttcattcagtttaaaaattttaaatatattaaatcacTAGCAAGGTTGCACAacttcataaataaaacaaaacaaaataaaatattgcagttattttgatttgatttatttagaTTTCAATGTGATCTATTGCCTTACATCTTGCATTAGTCCAGATTTGTAACTGAACCTAACAAGAGGCAAGATGATCATTGTTGTAATCGTGGCTTCATCGAATTGCTTCAATAGCTCAAAATGCAAAAGAGAGGAAACTAATCAGTTGGAAATACATTGAATGGTTGTAAGAGAACAAATAATAGTcataaacaatataaataaatggcTTTGATGTACTGAaaaatttaaagattttaaCTTTAAGGACAGTGTCACCCAGCTGATGTGACCCTGTATATTTTTGATCTTTGAGTCATGCTTTTGGTCTATTAcaattttcatgtattttcacCTGCATAAAAGATAGCACTTGAACTAAGGATAAGAGCAACTGTTTCTATTTGTCAGCCATCTGTTACACCATCTCCAGTGCATGAAATTAGCATTTATCTTTGCATTTCATATTCACACGATAATTTGTTCATGTGGTAGTCTTGCCCCCATGCAGCATTTCAATAAAATGCCCTGTTATCAGCTTATCTGATTGAACCCCTTTTTTTGCTGCACAGTCATTGGAGTGTTAAAACCATGGCTGTGGGTGTGAAATCAATAGAGAAGTCAGTTGAAGTATATTTGTAAATGCCCTCTGCAGTATTTTAGCTCGGACTCGGTTTGAATGGAGGGGTTATCCATTCTC
Encoded here:
- the syndig1l gene encoding synapse differentiation-inducing gene protein 1-like gives rise to the protein MENLSELQNPLLDKNSKHMVNGYGGDFPNNQYQENIINYSAGGGGGGEGGGGKVNNGNVVSGGSYNTNGKMKSQQLLDATSLHLAVEAFYRPNFILYKEDSGSIKAKEYKSECCETTFTEKKAKEVSNTAGADTPGTEDPQAKMLEDGEHIKIQTVSYEVEEEEYVEYETDCSSDSESEDNFIVVPPRDHLGLAIFSMLCCFWPLGIAAFYFSQGTTKAVNKGDFPLANIASRRALFLAALSITIGTGVYVGVVVALIAYLSKPGHI